Proteins from a single region of Symphalangus syndactylus isolate Jambi chromosome 12, NHGRI_mSymSyn1-v2.1_pri, whole genome shotgun sequence:
- the C12H1orf185 gene encoding uncharacterized protein C1orf185 homolog isoform X1 yields the protein MGFFNYLTYFLAAGAVTLGIGFFALASALWFLICKRRELFQNSKFKAIDERCRQRPSTAKIKSHPQCVFISRNFHTGRFQLQEEQRKKEAAHIKAIKDHSKDESRLATKNVICDPSETSSATNRSSVTLSLSTLPSDSYYSRSIEAADDWFSDDSLVKRNSPGPSLGEPLMEKVFSYLSTISLEEGTESVLNDTL from the exons GTTTTTTTAATTACTTGACCTATTTTCTGGCTGCTGGTGCTGTCACTTTGGGAATTGGTTTCTTTGCTTTGGCATCAGCTTTGTGGTTCCTGATTTGCAAACGAAG agaacTATTTCAAAATTCCAAATTTAAAGCAATTGATGAGAGATGCAGGCAAAGACCATCAACGGCAAAGATTAAATCTCATCCTcagtgtgtttttatttctcgAAATTTTCATACTGGGAGATTCCAATTACAG gaggagcaaagaaaaaaggaagcagcacatataaaag CAATTAAAGATCATTCTAAAGATGAATCCCGACTTGCAACAAAAAATGTCATTTGTGATCCCTCAGAGACCAGCTCCGCAACAAATCGCAGCAGTGTTACATTAAGCTTATCAACATTACCATCTGATTCTTATTACAGCCGAAGTATAGAAGCAGCTGATGACTGGTTTTCTGATGATTCTCTAGTGAAAAGGAACTCTCCAGGGCCTTCTCTCGGGGAACCTCTAATggaaaaagtattttcataccTGTCAACCATTTCATTAGAAGAGGGTACTGAAAGTGTACTGAATGACACTTTATGA
- the C12H1orf185 gene encoding uncharacterized protein C1orf185 homolog isoform X2, with translation MGFFNYLTYFLAAGAVTLGIGFFALASALWFLICKRRELFQNSKFKAIDERCRQRPSTAKIKSHPQCVFISRNFHTGRFQLQQLKIILKMNPDLQQKMSFVIPQRPAPQQIAAVLH, from the exons GTTTTTTTAATTACTTGACCTATTTTCTGGCTGCTGGTGCTGTCACTTTGGGAATTGGTTTCTTTGCTTTGGCATCAGCTTTGTGGTTCCTGATTTGCAAACGAAG agaacTATTTCAAAATTCCAAATTTAAAGCAATTGATGAGAGATGCAGGCAAAGACCATCAACGGCAAAGATTAAATCTCATCCTcagtgtgtttttatttctcgAAATTTTCATACTGGGAGATTCCAATTACAG CAATTAAAGATCATTCTAAAGATGAATCCCGACTTGCAACAAAAAATGTCATTTGTGATCCCTCAGAGACCAGCTCCGCAACAAATCGCAGCAGTGTTACATTAA